The window ATTGTAATGCATGGTAGGTACAATACATGATCTTTACTGACAGAGATTTCTGGTGCAGTATCGAGACTTTATAGCTATTCACAATACAGAATTACACAAATCATTTCGTCCGGTCACCAACACTTTTTGAAAGCAATCATCTTGAAATTGTTTGAGCATGGTTTTGTATTGTTCGTTTTGTTAGTATTACAATTGATTTGCATTCGTTTTTTGAATTAGTGAAATCAGTGAATGCTTGTTAATTCTGTTTCCTTTCTTTTTCCTTATTTCAAGTGGTTGCTTGCTAATTCCTCTGAGACAATTATAGCAGATTTGTTGGCGAGCTAGTGCATTCTTTCTACGAACCTTGGTGGAATCCCACAGAAGAGTTGAAAGGAGTTGGATTGGAATGTCTGTGAACCTTTTGCAAATTAAGGGCAGCGCGAGATTGTGCCTAACCATTTGAGAACTCAAAATGAGCTTTGATCTTAACTGATTTAGTTTTGTGCTGTTCTGCGGGCTGAAGTACATCACATCACACAGGTGTGTTTATAAGATGTAGCAGCAACTTTTCAGTTTTCTGTCTACGTGTGACTGCTCTCCATTCTGTATTCAGTATTCAGTAGTCTGTAGCAATGATTCTGAATCTGGAGGCGTGCTTTTTGATATACTTTATACTTGTGTTCAGAATGTTGGGGATTTCATTAGTTTCAGATGTTTTCGCCTTGCATTTAACATTCCAACGTGTGCGCATGCTGCTATCGATGAGACATATGAGGTTTTTTCATGTGAAAATGTCTATTTAGTACTGACTTGTTCTCCTCACTATTCATTTTAATGACAACTTAAAATATCCCAATCTAATACAAGGTAACAGTGGTAACTAAACTGAAGTCCAAATCAATAATTACCAAAATCCTCGCAAAACAAAAAAAAAACAGGGTCCTGTTTAAATAATTTTGAGACTATTTTGTCTTCACCTTTTAAACATTTATAGAGAGAAAATGGAAGAAAGTCTTTACCGGAACCTCTCTAGACTTGATATAGAATTTGATTTTTAGTTAATCTTTTTCTTAGAATTCGGTTACACATTCTTTATTGCGCGGGTCTTTTTCTTAGAATTCGGTCACACATTCTTTCGGTTACACATTCTTTATTGTTGGGGGTGGAGATAGGTAAAGACTGAATTCCTGATTACAATAAAGCATAAAAAAAATCTTGAAATAATACCAAGATTCTCCATAAAACCTAACAACCACTAATTAGCAAAGAGCGCACGAGTGGCTAGCTACTCCATTTGTTTTGTTACTATGTTGACAGAATGGAAATATCATAGATATATAACACGATTATATATCCTAATGTCAATAAATAAACTTTCCAATTATGTTGCAATGTGGAAATAAATCTGGCGGCACTCATTTGTCACTATGTTGACATAACACAATTATATATCCTAATGACAATAAAACAACTTTCCAACTAAGGTGCCGTGCAGAAATAAATATGGCAGCACTCATTTTTATCCTACCGTTAGGAGGTTACGTCCATTTAATTAACCAAACATGCCAGCCGATCATTCTATACGTGCATATTTGTACCTCTAGATTAGATTTCAATGTCCTATTTTCTTCGTATGTCTAGAGTATATTGATCGAATCTCTATGATACATATTTAAATACCTACTATTTCAATTGAAGATTTTGACATGTTTCAAAAGATTCAATTTTTGTGTGTATCTATATAGTTATTTTATTATGGGCAAAATTCATACTTTTAACATTTTAGTCAAATATGGTTCTATACATACATATGTTTTTTTTTTTGCTGGTTTTTTTTTTGTATGTCTAGGTAAATTGAATCTCTACAATACATCTTTAATTAAGTACCTACTATATATATAGTTACAATTGCAATTTTTGACATATTTCAGAAGATTCAAGTTTTTGTGTATATCTATATTTAAGGTTATCTTATTAGGGAGAAAATTCTTACGTTTTACATTCTTGTTAAATATGGATTCCATACGTTCATATTTGTGTGTCTAGGTATATCGAATCTCTAGTACACCTACTATATATAGCTAAAATTGTTAAGTATCCGATGTTTATAGGCATGCACATTTGATATACGGATTTCATCCGAGAATTATTCCTTGAACAAATTTGGATATGTGAATTAAAATTCAAAATTGTACTAAAACAGTGATTCCCTCAGTGAATTTGGTCAAGTCTATAGTACCTATATAAGCACAAGTCATGTATAAGCCGAGTACTCTACCATTGAGTTAGCAACCCAAATAAGCAAATCAACTTTGATTCTTGAACAATCAAGATATTTTTTTAAAATTTTTTTAAATATTCTATAGAAGGGTTGTGTAACCTCAATCAAAGGAAGAACATGGTGAACTGCGATGGCCAGTCTAACCATGCTCTTGCTGATGATGAAGATCTCGTTTTTGAAATCCTCACAAGGCTACCTGTTAAGTCTTTGATGCGATTTCGTAGCGTAAGCAGACCTTGGCGTGCTTTGATCTCCCAGTCTCACTTCATTAAGAAGCACCAGAGCCACGCAAACAGTGGCATCGCCAAGAACAGCAGCTCCAGGGTTATTTTCCTGACGAATCCTCCCACCTTCATACGATTGGAAGATTTGGAGAGTCTCAGTAGTGATGGTCTAGATCTTGTTACTCCTACAAAGCTTGCACTGCCGGTAACTACTTCTAACTTTGAAATTTGGGACTGGAAAATTGTTGGTTCCTGCCATGGTCTAGTTTGTCTAGAAATAAATCATAGCGTAGTTGTAATATGGAACCCTTGCACCGGAGAATCCAAGCGCTCAATAAAACCTATAAATGATTGCGTTTCAAGGTTTTATGGGTTTGGTTATGACTAACATGGATGATTATAAGGTAATACTGGTCGGTGTTCCTTTGATTGAATGCGAACACAGCTTTACCTCCTTCGCCGATCAGACCACCGTTCAGGTTTTTGCCCTAAAATGGGATTCTTGGAATTTTCATGAATGGTGCGGGGATATTAACACCTTGAAAGGGCAGGGGCACTTCTTAAACGGAGCTCTGCATTGGTTGGAGTTCGAGTCATTGGAGTTTCAAGGGGGCTCGAGAATCATGTCATTTCATTTAGGTGAGGAGAAGTTCGAAGAGATTCCAACACCCTTCGATGGTGAAGTTATTAGAGGAGCACCGGGTGGTTTTAATGGGTTCATGACGTTCAAGAATCGCCTATGTGTGTATTCTGGTGCGTTTTTCCCCTCTCCATTTACTATACGCATGCTGGAGAAGTATGAGGATAAGGAATCCTGGGTAGAGATTTTAAACGTAGATTCAAATGTTGTTCTTGACTTTGGTGATAAAATACTTTACTTGAAGCCTCTGTGCATTCTGGAAAGTGGTGAAATTTTGGTGGATAATGTAGAAGAAGGCCATGGATCTGTGTTGGCATTGTATAATCCTGACGAAAGAACATCCAGGGATCTTGTTCATAACCATAAGCATTTGTATTTTGACACCATTATCTGTGAAGAAACTTTAGTTTCACCAGTAATCGGCAGTGGCGGAGACAACGATGCTGCACCAGCAACTTTGTGAGGTTTGCCTTCTTTCTTTCAATCATATATGATCAAGTTTTTCTTTCAATCATATGCATAATCATCTTTTGCATGTGTAATATTACCTGTTGATCAATTATATTTTTAGGTTTTTTTTTTTTTATAGTAAAAGACAATCCATTAAAAAGAAAATGCCCCGTGAGTACCCAACGTCTACATTGTCTTCAAGGGGAACACTCCCTTCCCACATACAATTTGTGGTAATACTATGACCTAGGTTTGCAAGAGCATTAGCAACAAAGTTAGCTTCATGAAAAACATGAGTGAAACTAATTGAGTTAAAAGAGCATTTCAAGACATTGATATCTTGGAAAATCTTCAGCAATTTCCAGGGGAGCAGCAATACCATTGGCTACATCAATAACTAATTTGGAGTCCCCTTCAACTTGCACATTGGTAACACCCAACTCTCGCACCTGAATGAGACTGTTTCTCAGCACCATAGCTTCAGTGATCGGAACATTGGCTCTTCCACAGTTGAAAGCAACTGCAAGGATAGGGTTTCCATAGTTTGTTCTTATGATGAAACTTCCTACAGCCGCACCATTGCGCACTGAGCCGTCAAAATTAATCTTAACCCACTATGGTGGGGGTAGAGTCCACCTGATATTTTTAGGTTACACTTTGCTTCTATTGCACGTAAAAGTATCGATGAATATTTTTACGTGCAATACAAGCAAACATACATGCACTACAAGATATTGGCACGTATTTATATAGTCATTCATGCAAATGTTGACTATATAAAAAGAGAATAACATACGACTTTTATAGTTTTAGTAATTACTAATTAGTGTAACGGTTCAATATCTTTCATATTTTCTTTCAACCGTG of the Fragaria vesca subsp. vesca linkage group LG6, FraVesHawaii_1.0, whole genome shotgun sequence genome contains:
- the LOC101304696 gene encoding putative F-box protein At3g16820-like; translation: MVNCDGQSNHALADDEDLVFEILTRLPVKSLMRFRSVSRPWRALISQSHFIKKHQSHANSGIAKNSSSRVIFLTNPPTFIRLEDLESLSSDGLDLVTPTKLALPVILVGVPLIECEHSFTSFADQTTVQVFALKWDSWNFHEWCGDINTLKGQGHFLNGALHWLEFESLEFQGGSRIMSFHLGEEKFEEIPTPFDGEVIRGAPGGFNGFMTFKNRLCVYSGAFFPSPFTIRMLEKYEDKESWVEILNVDSNVVLDFGDKILYLKPLCILESGEILVDNVEEGHGSVLALYNPDERTSRDLVHNHKHLYFDTIICEETLVSPVIGSGGDNDAAPATL